A genomic stretch from Sphaerodactylus townsendi isolate TG3544 linkage group LG15, MPM_Stown_v2.3, whole genome shotgun sequence includes:
- the PLA2G4C gene encoding cytosolic phospholipase A2 gamma, whose protein sequence is MDAEAAGQGTDKVRFSKSLSKGEKVSTAFRKEKIKEALDALGIPYDWDTVPNIAVMGSGGGLRATIALCGTLVELKNQNILDCIMYLAGVSGSAWCMSSICKTENWTERLKELEKHQRETLTESQWNFETAANALMKATNDENYSLTDFWSYFIVYQMLNELDESTLPEQRRSSENGKNPYPIYAALNNMSYKGNLPGTWFEFTPHEVGIPDLGAYIDTKYFGSVFENGQMIEEKEEKNISYLQGIWGSAFGSKKDLKKQLYGVFHLYHRLRSVVMKTSACISQWKWGTTNNFLYKCCGEEVYNLSSERTLSLIDPGMDINTAYPLILRPERNVKLILSFDFSSGNPFETVEKAADHCAKCGIKFPKIDGIKPEDKKNPSGCYIFRGRDAPTVMHFPLFNKDNCLDKTEVYRIQFGTLKMKYTNGEIEKLLTAAKKNVVNAQQKIWEEIGRAAAASP, encoded by the exons ATGGATGCTGAGGCAGCTGGGCAG GGAACTGATAAAGTCCGTTTCTCTAAATCACTCTCCAAGGGAGAAAAAGTATCTACTGCTTTTAGGAAGGAAAAGATAAAGGAGGCCTTGGATGCACTTGGGATTCCATATGATTGG GATACAGTCCCCAATATTGCTGTCATGGGATCAGGAGGAGGTTTACGTGCCACAATTGCCCTTTGTGGGACACTAGTGGAGCTGAAGAACCAGAATATCTTAGACTGCATTATGTACCTGGCTGGCGTTTCTGGTTCTGCCTG GTGCATGTCGTCCATCTGCAAAACTGAGAATTGGACAGAAAGACTGAAGGAGTTGGAAAAACATCAACGGGAAACCCTTACTGAAAGCCAGTGGAATTTTGAGACAGCAGCGAACGCTTTGATGAAGGCCACAAATGATGAGAATTACTCTCTGACAGATTTCTGGTCTTATTTTATTGTGTACCAAATGTTAaatgag TTGGATGAGAGTACATTGCCTGAGCAGAGGAGATCTTCTGAGAATGGGAAAAATCCTTATCCTATTTATGCAGCCTTGAACAACATGTCATACAAGGGAAACCTTCCAG GCACCTGGTTTGAATTTACCCCACACGAAGTTGGGATACCTGATCTTGGTGCATACATAGACACCAAATACTTTGGCAGTGTATTTGAAAACGGGCAAATGattgaggagaaggaggagaaaaatatCAGCTATCTGCAAG gtATATGGGGAAGTGCCTTTGGCAGCAAGAAGGACTTGAAGAAGCAACTATATG GGGTTTTTCATCTTTACCATAGGTTACGCAGTGTTGTAATGAAGACCTCTGCATGCATTTCCCAATGGAAATGGGGGACCACCAATAACTTCCTGTACAAGTGCT GTGGTGAGGAAGTCTATAACCTGTCAAGTGAACGGACGCTATCTCTGATTGATCCTGGTATGGACATAAACACTGCTTACCCACTCATTTTGCGCCCTGAGAGGAATGTGAAGCTGATCCTTTCTTTTGACTTCAGCTCTGGGAATCCTTTCGAG ACCGTTGAAAAAGCTGCTGACCACTGTGCAAAATGTGGAATCAAATTTCCCAAAATAGATGGAATAAAACCAGAGGACAAAAAGAACCCATCAGGCTGctacatcttcagaggaagagatgctCCTACCGTCATGCATTTCCCACTATTCAATAAGGACAACTGTCTAG ATAAAACTGAAGTATACAGAATCCAGTTTGGTACCCTCAAGATGAAATATACCAATGGAGAAATTGAAAAGCTTCTCACTGCCGCAAAGAAGAACGTCGTGAATGCTCAGCAAAAGATTTGGGAAGAGATTGggcgtgctgctgctgcttctccctga